In Streptomyces sp. NBC_01707, a genomic segment contains:
- a CDS encoding amino acid adenylation domain-containing protein, with amino-acid sequence MRGSQTQQGIWFTERACEVGTAYHMPLAVHLDGAVDVAALRTAVDTVLSRHPLLCQAVVDRDGVPQLVPAATPPSLSEVDGDPADVLRRETLRPFDVATGPLCRFTLVRRPGGVTLIVVAHHIVFDGGSKDVLVHDLAAGYRGMLDSEPVPFVTDEDDRLASALPAAREFWSEHRHGHADLVLPGLRHGTDEPAAGSVAVDLGGRLPQAAAALGVTTFELLLTSWFALLHRYGNDDAAVGVDLGTRTDGSGTAIGPFVNELPVRVGRHGTFRELATAVRARLRSTYPFRAVPLGRAVPGLAPRPAVAPTSISYRRRAGDPVFDGLTAAVDWALPSYAVRATLHLQVVDGSAGPVANLQYRTDRLDHVAAARLAADLGALLADVVDRPDAQLSAVHPPVTVTEGPVLPVPDATVRDLFTAGAAATPDAVAVVGPDGTRVTYAELDSWSGRIAAGLRHTGVRPGTLVGLSLRRGPAMIAAVLGVWRAGAAYVPLDPGHPVERLSFMLQDSGAELLLTERRLAPVAGAPVWYVEDAPADATEPAPNATADGLAYVIYTSGSTGRPKGVAVPHRALVNVLLAVGDVVGAAPGHRWLAQTSLSFDISGIELFLPLVTGGRVVLAGDGAGRDGARLAELVDDEGVTHVQATPTGWRVLLDTGVRWPAVTALVGGEALPLPLARELRRRVRRLLNMYGPTETTIWSTCWEVPADPASVSLGRPLANTRVSVRDDGGVPVPDGVVGELWIGGLGVAAGYPGRDDLTADRFPAGSGARHYRTGDLVRRHRDELEFVGRADTQVKVRGHRVELGEIEARLTEHPTVRAAAVVLRGDDLVGYVEGATETAELRAHLARTLPDHMLPVRFVPVSDWPITPNGKLDRAALPEPPAAEPALATTDDGLLARIGDIWREVLRVDDVGPDDDVFDLGGHSLTITQIASRVRDRLGVDVPLDQFYDAPTLAEITAVVAKLRGDEEC; translated from the coding sequence ATGCGGGGATCGCAGACACAGCAGGGGATCTGGTTCACGGAGCGGGCGTGCGAGGTCGGAACGGCCTACCACATGCCCCTCGCGGTGCACCTCGACGGTGCGGTGGACGTCGCCGCGTTGCGTACCGCCGTGGACACGGTGCTCAGTCGGCATCCGCTGTTGTGCCAGGCCGTGGTGGACCGCGACGGGGTGCCGCAACTGGTACCCGCGGCGACACCCCCCTCGCTGTCCGAGGTGGACGGCGACCCGGCCGACGTGCTCCGGCGGGAAACACTGCGTCCGTTCGACGTGGCGACGGGCCCCCTGTGCCGGTTCACGCTCGTCCGGCGGCCGGGCGGAGTCACCCTGATCGTGGTCGCGCACCACATCGTGTTCGACGGCGGTTCCAAGGACGTGCTGGTTCACGACCTCGCGGCCGGCTACCGCGGCATGCTCGACAGCGAGCCGGTGCCGTTCGTGACCGACGAGGACGATCGGCTCGCGTCGGCGCTTCCCGCAGCCAGGGAGTTCTGGAGCGAACACCGGCACGGCCACGCCGACCTGGTGCTGCCGGGCTTGCGGCACGGCACCGACGAACCGGCGGCAGGCAGCGTGGCGGTCGACCTCGGCGGCCGGCTCCCACAAGCCGCGGCGGCGCTCGGCGTCACCACGTTCGAACTGTTGCTGACCTCGTGGTTCGCGCTGCTGCACCGCTACGGCAACGACGACGCGGCCGTCGGCGTCGACCTCGGCACCCGGACCGACGGAAGCGGGACCGCGATCGGGCCGTTCGTGAACGAACTGCCGGTCCGCGTCGGACGGCACGGTACGTTCCGCGAGCTCGCCACCGCAGTGCGGGCCCGGCTGCGGTCGACCTACCCGTTCCGTGCCGTGCCGCTCGGCCGCGCGGTGCCGGGGCTCGCACCTCGGCCGGCCGTGGCACCCACGTCGATCAGCTACCGCAGGCGCGCGGGCGATCCGGTGTTCGACGGTCTCACCGCGGCGGTCGACTGGGCGCTCCCCTCCTACGCCGTCCGCGCCACCTTGCATCTGCAGGTGGTCGACGGCTCCGCCGGGCCCGTCGCGAACCTGCAGTACCGCACCGACCGTCTCGACCATGTCGCGGCCGCTCGGCTCGCCGCGGATCTCGGTGCGCTGCTCGCCGATGTCGTGGACCGGCCGGACGCCCAACTGTCCGCCGTGCACCCACCGGTGACGGTCACCGAGGGGCCGGTCCTACCCGTCCCGGACGCCACCGTCCGGGACCTCTTCACGGCCGGTGCGGCCGCCACCCCGGACGCGGTCGCGGTGGTGGGACCGGACGGCACACGGGTGACGTACGCCGAGCTGGACTCCTGGTCCGGGCGGATCGCCGCCGGCCTTCGCCACACCGGCGTGCGGCCGGGCACGCTGGTCGGCCTGAGCCTGCGGCGAGGCCCTGCGATGATCGCCGCCGTGCTCGGCGTGTGGCGGGCGGGAGCCGCGTACGTACCACTCGACCCCGGCCACCCCGTCGAGCGGCTGTCGTTCATGCTGCAGGACAGCGGCGCGGAGCTGCTGCTCACCGAGCGCCGGTTGGCCCCCGTCGCGGGAGCGCCCGTGTGGTACGTCGAGGACGCGCCCGCCGACGCGACGGAACCGGCGCCGAATGCCACGGCGGACGGGCTCGCCTACGTCATCTACACGTCCGGCTCCACCGGGCGTCCCAAGGGTGTCGCGGTGCCGCACCGCGCGCTCGTCAATGTGCTGCTCGCCGTCGGCGACGTGGTCGGAGCCGCGCCCGGTCACCGGTGGTTGGCGCAGACCTCGCTGTCGTTCGACATCAGCGGCATCGAGCTGTTCCTGCCGCTCGTCACCGGTGGCCGGGTGGTGCTGGCCGGCGACGGCGCCGGACGTGACGGTGCACGGCTGGCCGAGCTGGTCGACGACGAGGGCGTGACCCATGTACAGGCCACCCCGACCGGGTGGCGGGTGCTGCTGGACACCGGCGTTCGCTGGCCGGCGGTGACGGCCCTGGTCGGCGGCGAGGCGCTGCCACTGCCGCTCGCCCGCGAGCTTCGCCGGAGGGTGCGGCGGCTGCTCAACATGTACGGGCCGACCGAGACCACGATCTGGTCCACCTGCTGGGAAGTGCCGGCCGACCCCGCGTCCGTCTCGCTCGGGCGGCCGCTCGCCAACACCCGTGTCTCCGTGCGTGACGACGGCGGCGTGCCCGTGCCCGACGGCGTGGTCGGTGAGCTGTGGATCGGTGGTCTCGGCGTGGCCGCCGGCTATCCGGGCCGAGACGACCTCACGGCGGATCGATTCCCAGCCGGCTCAGGGGCACGTCACTACCGGACCGGCGACCTGGTGCGACGGCACCGGGACGAGTTGGAGTTCGTCGGCCGGGCGGACACCCAGGTGAAGGTGCGTGGCCACCGCGTCGAACTGGGTGAGATCGAAGCCCGGCTGACCGAGCACCCGACGGTGCGCGCGGCTGCCGTGGTACTGCGTGGCGACGACCTCGTCGGCTACGTCGAGGGCGCGACAGAGACTGCGGAGCTCCGTGCGCACCTGGCGCGGACCCTGCCCGACCACATGCTCCCGGTACGCTTCGTGCCCGTGTCGGACTGGCCGATCACCCCCAACGGCAAGCTCGACCGGGCCGCGCTGCCCGAACCGCCGGCGGCCGAGCCGGCCTTGGCCACCACCGACGACGGGCTGCTCGCGCGGATCGGGGACATCTGGCGGGAGGTCCTCCGGGTGGATGACGTCGGACCCGACGACGACGTGTTCGACCTCGGCGGTCACTCCCTCACGATCACGCAGATCGCGTCCCGCGTCCGCGACCGGCTCGGCGTCGACGTGCCGCTCGACCAGTTCTACGACGCGCCGACCCTCGCGGAGATCACCGCCGTCGTGGCCAAGTTGCGCGGGGACGAGGAATGCTGA
- a CDS encoding non-ribosomal peptide synthetase — protein sequence MHSSTVAHLLLSARAEDEPHRCALAVAGGASLTFGQWRNGAWRVAAALGELGVRPGDRVGLAFDEADWDGFAVACFGVLAAGGVAVPLSNRMSAEATARVLAHCEAVGVVHGGEAPAAGWAAPVDELVGAEPVAEPVPVRPGDPAQILYTSGTTGAPKAVLACHANLTHGWAARPRQRPLAHSRHFLHSFPLGTNAAQTMLFNALGAAPTAVMVPRFRPDDFLALVEGYAAGTVFLVPAMAAELVAGTHASVPGVQLVGCTGAALPPPVAEALTAKFPGATVVNYYTSTEAAPAQTTMVYDPARPTSVGRPSAGQIEIRDPDGRPLPPGAAGDVWLASPTTTRTYLDDPTGSAVVFRDGWTRMGDVGRLDADGYLHLLDRESDVVQVGGFKVATIGVEAVLFAHPDVADAAVLGVPHPVLGATVAAAVVARNGARLDIGDLRAFVRARMTEAEVPTRIVTMQELPRNDGGKVRKRDLLDVFTAPDTTPLRTADERKLGALWAKVLSVPEVAADANFFALGGDSFRAAELAAAVAEAFGVHVPTTFAFDVPELAGQAAWLSEVRDGGSTR from the coding sequence ATGCACTCATCCACGGTCGCGCACCTCCTGCTCTCTGCCCGCGCCGAGGACGAACCGCACCGGTGTGCGCTCGCGGTCGCCGGGGGCGCGTCCCTGACCTTCGGTCAGTGGCGGAACGGCGCCTGGCGGGTGGCCGCAGCGCTCGGTGAGCTAGGTGTTCGCCCTGGTGACCGGGTCGGGCTCGCGTTCGACGAGGCCGACTGGGACGGCTTCGCGGTCGCCTGCTTCGGGGTGCTGGCCGCGGGCGGCGTCGCGGTGCCGCTCTCCAACCGGATGTCGGCGGAGGCCACCGCACGGGTACTGGCCCATTGCGAAGCGGTCGGGGTCGTGCACGGCGGTGAGGCACCGGCCGCCGGATGGGCCGCGCCCGTGGATGAGCTGGTCGGAGCCGAACCCGTGGCCGAGCCGGTGCCGGTGCGTCCGGGCGACCCGGCTCAGATCCTCTACACCTCCGGCACCACCGGCGCACCCAAAGCGGTGCTCGCTTGCCACGCGAACCTCACACACGGCTGGGCGGCCCGGCCGAGGCAACGGCCGCTGGCCCACTCCCGACACTTCCTGCACAGCTTCCCACTCGGAACGAATGCGGCGCAGACGATGCTGTTCAACGCACTGGGTGCGGCGCCGACGGCGGTGATGGTGCCCCGCTTCCGGCCGGACGACTTCCTCGCTCTGGTCGAAGGTTACGCGGCGGGGACGGTCTTCCTCGTCCCCGCCATGGCCGCCGAGTTGGTGGCCGGCACGCACGCGAGCGTGCCGGGCGTGCAACTGGTCGGCTGCACCGGGGCGGCCCTGCCGCCGCCCGTCGCCGAGGCGCTCACCGCGAAGTTCCCCGGCGCCACGGTGGTGAACTACTACACCTCGACCGAGGCGGCGCCCGCCCAGACCACGATGGTGTACGACCCTGCGCGGCCCACCTCCGTCGGGCGGCCGAGTGCCGGACAGATCGAGATCCGTGACCCGGACGGCCGTCCACTACCACCCGGCGCGGCAGGTGACGTGTGGCTCGCCTCTCCCACCACGACGCGCACCTACCTCGACGACCCGACGGGCAGCGCAGTCGTGTTCCGTGACGGCTGGACGCGGATGGGTGACGTGGGCCGTCTGGACGCCGACGGGTACCTGCATCTGCTCGACCGGGAGAGCGACGTGGTGCAGGTGGGTGGCTTCAAGGTCGCCACGATCGGGGTGGAGGCGGTGCTGTTCGCACACCCGGACGTCGCCGACGCCGCGGTGCTCGGCGTGCCGCATCCCGTGCTCGGCGCGACGGTCGCCGCGGCCGTGGTGGCAAGGAACGGCGCCCGCTTGGACATCGGTGATCTGCGGGCCTTCGTCCGGGCCCGGATGACCGAGGCCGAGGTGCCCACCAGGATCGTCACGATGCAGGAGCTGCCCCGCAACGACGGGGGCAAGGTGCGTAAGCGCGATCTCCTGGACGTGTTCACCGCGCCGGACACCACTCCCCTGCGCACCGCGGACGAGCGGAAGCTCGGTGCGTTGTGGGCGAAGGTGTTGTCGGTGCCGGAGGTTGCAGCGGACGCGAATTTCTTCGCGCTCGGCGGTGACTCGTTCCGCGCCGCCGAGTTGGCCGCCGCGGTCGCCGAGGCGTTCGGCGTGCACGTGCCGACCACATTCGCCTTCGATGTTCCGGAGTTGGCCGGTCAGGCGGCATGGCTGTCCGAGGTACGCGATGGGGGGTCGACCCGGTGA
- a CDS encoding glucose-1-phosphate thymidylyltransferase, with translation MKALVLSGGSGTRLRPFTHTSAEQLLLVANRPVLFHGLDAIADAGITDVGIVVGETADEIRHAVGDGSRFGLDITYIPQGEPLGLAHAVLVSREFLGDEDFVMYLGDNIVVGGITEFVDAFRVDRPEARILLTRMPDPTAFGVAELDGSGAVVRLDEKPARPRSDLALVGVYLFSPAVHEAVRSIAPSRHGELEITHAIQWLIDHGRDVRATTISGYWKDTGDVSDMLEANRAVLEGLRPCIAGEVDTASEIAGRVAIAESARVHGSRIVGPAIIGPDAIVSGSSIGPFTSIAEGCRIEDSEIEFSIVLPGASIRGVHGVEASVIGRDAEVSPAPAFRRAHRLVLGDHSKVQISSWSPPRSW, from the coding sequence GTGAAGGCTCTCGTGCTGTCGGGAGGTTCGGGTACGCGGCTGCGGCCGTTCACGCACACTTCGGCCGAGCAACTGTTGCTCGTGGCCAACAGGCCCGTCCTCTTCCACGGCCTCGATGCCATCGCCGATGCGGGCATCACCGACGTCGGCATCGTCGTCGGAGAGACCGCCGACGAGATACGCCATGCGGTCGGCGACGGTTCGCGGTTCGGGCTCGACATCACCTACATCCCACAGGGGGAGCCGCTCGGCCTGGCCCACGCGGTGCTGGTCTCCCGGGAGTTCCTCGGTGACGAGGACTTCGTGATGTACCTGGGCGACAACATAGTCGTCGGTGGCATCACCGAGTTCGTGGACGCGTTCCGCGTCGACCGCCCCGAGGCCCGGATCCTGCTCACCCGCATGCCGGACCCCACCGCGTTCGGCGTGGCCGAGTTGGACGGGTCGGGGGCCGTGGTCCGGCTGGACGAGAAGCCGGCACGTCCAAGGAGCGATCTGGCGCTGGTGGGGGTCTACCTGTTCTCGCCCGCCGTCCACGAGGCGGTGCGCTCCATCGCGCCTTCCCGGCATGGCGAGTTGGAGATCACGCACGCCATCCAGTGGCTCATCGATCACGGCCGGGACGTGCGCGCCACGACGATTTCCGGTTATTGGAAGGACACCGGCGACGTCAGCGACATGCTGGAGGCCAACCGCGCGGTACTCGAAGGGCTTCGGCCGTGCATCGCGGGCGAGGTGGACACGGCCAGCGAGATCGCCGGCCGGGTCGCGATCGCCGAGAGCGCTCGGGTGCACGGCTCGCGCATCGTGGGCCCGGCCATCATCGGCCCCGACGCGATCGTCAGCGGCTCCTCCATCGGCCCCTTCACCTCGATCGCGGAGGGATGCCGGATCGAGGACAGCGAGATCGAGTTCTCCATCGTGCTGCCCGGGGCCTCGATAAGGGGCGTGCACGGGGTCGAGGCGTCGGTGATCGGACGCGACGCCGAGGTCAGCCCGGCTCCGGCCTTCCGGCGCGCCCACCGTCTCGTCCTCGGCGATCACAGCAAGGTGCAGATCTCGTCCTGGTCACCACCGCGGTCCTGGTGA
- a CDS encoding GNAT family N-acetyltransferase, with the protein MPELIAPTTRLYAAWREARDEWGPGFHEDGFGLGPSDEVDSPDGFAAWVALLAEESGPEAAETGRGCTYRWIVEGDRVHGGIALRHGLNDYVLQFGHIGYGIRPSSRRRGLATWALGRILDEARTLGLEQVLIVCSVDNLASVKTIEHQGGVLEDIRDTERGAVRRYRIKT; encoded by the coding sequence GTGCCTGAACTGATCGCGCCCACCACTCGCCTGTACGCCGCCTGGCGGGAAGCACGTGACGAGTGGGGGCCCGGCTTCCACGAGGACGGATTCGGGCTGGGGCCGTCGGACGAAGTCGACTCGCCGGACGGGTTCGCGGCGTGGGTGGCGCTGCTGGCTGAGGAGTCGGGTCCGGAGGCCGCGGAGACCGGCCGAGGTTGTACGTATCGATGGATCGTCGAGGGCGACCGGGTGCACGGCGGAATCGCGTTGCGGCACGGGCTCAACGACTACGTGCTGCAGTTCGGCCACATCGGCTACGGCATCCGGCCGTCCTCGCGTCGGCGCGGGCTGGCCACCTGGGCGCTGGGCCGGATACTCGACGAAGCGCGGACGCTCGGTCTGGAACAGGTGCTGATCGTCTGCTCCGTCGACAACCTTGCCTCGGTGAAGACGATCGAACATCAGGGAGGCGTCCTCGAGGACATCCGGGACACCGAACGCGGCGCCGTGCGGCGGTACCGGATCAAAACCTAG